The following are from one region of the Staphylococcus argenteus genome:
- a CDS encoding bifunctional metallophosphatase/5'-nucleotidase — protein sequence MSNIAFYVVSDVHGYIFPTDFTSRNQYQPMGLLLANHVIEQDRRQYDQSFKIDNGDFLQGSPFCNYLIAHSGNSQPLVDFYNRMAFDFGTLGNHEFNYGLPYLKDTISKLNHPILCANIYENDSTLTDNGVQYFHAGNQTVGVIGLTTQFIPHWEQPEHIQTLTFHSALETLQQHLPEMKRRADIVVVCYHGGFEKDLESGNSTEVLTGENEGYAMLEAFSQDIDIFITGHQHRQIAGMYKDTAVIQPGTRGTTVGKVVLNTDEYENVSVESCELLPVIDDSTFSIDEDDQYLRKQLEDWLDYEITTLPYDMTIDHAFRARVAPHPFTNFMNYALLEKSGADVACTALFDSASGFKQVVTMRDVINNYPFPNTFKVLAVSGAKLKEAIERSAEYFDVQDGEISVSADFLEPKPQHFNYDIYGGVSYTIHVGKPNGERVSDMKIKGHPVDLKQTYTICVNNYRAVGGGQYDMYIDAPVIKDIQVEGAQLLIDFLSNHNLMRIPQVVDFKVEK from the coding sequence ATGTCAAACATAGCATTTTATGTCGTGAGTGATGTGCATGGTTATATTTTTCCAACAGATTTTACGAGTAGAAATCAATATCAGCCTATGGGACTGTTACTAGCGAATCATGTTATTGAACAAGACAGAAGGCAGTATGACCAGAGTTTTAAAATAGATAATGGTGATTTCTTGCAAGGGTCACCATTTTGTAATTACTTAATCGCGCATAGCGGCAATAGTCAGCCTTTAGTTGATTTTTATAATCGAATGGCATTCGACTTTGGTACGCTAGGTAATCATGAGTTTAATTATGGATTGCCATACTTAAAAGACACTATAAGTAAACTTAACCATCCAATATTGTGTGCAAATATTTATGAAAATGATAGTACATTGACGGATAATGGTGTGCAGTATTTTCATGCGGGTAATCAAACAGTTGGTGTAATAGGATTGACGACACAATTTATCCCGCATTGGGAACAGCCAGAGCATATTCAGACACTTACATTTCATAGTGCTTTAGAAACACTTCAACAACACTTACCTGAAATGAAGCGGCGTGCTGATATTGTAGTAGTTTGTTATCATGGGGGCTTTGAAAAAGATTTAGAAAGTGGTAATTCAACCGAAGTATTGACGGGTGAAAATGAAGGCTATGCCATGTTAGAAGCATTTTCACAAGACATTGATATCTTTATTACTGGCCACCAACATCGACAAATTGCTGGGATGTATAAGGATACGGCCGTGATTCAACCTGGTACGAGAGGTACAACTGTAGGGAAAGTTGTCTTAAATACTGATGAATATGAAAATGTATCCGTTGAATCATGTGAATTACTGCCTGTTATAGATGATTCTACATTTTCTATTGATGAAGATGACCAATATTTACGTAAGCAGTTAGAGGACTGGTTAGATTACGAAATTACTACATTGCCATATGATATGACGATTGATCATGCATTTAGGGCACGTGTAGCACCGCATCCATTTACTAATTTTATGAATTACGCTTTACTAGAAAAAAGTGGTGCAGATGTTGCCTGCACAGCTTTGTTTGATTCTGCTAGTGGTTTCAAGCAGGTCGTGACGATGAGAGATGTTATTAACAATTATCCATTTCCAAATACATTTAAAGTTTTAGCTGTAAGTGGTGCCAAACTTAAAGAAGCCATTGAACGATCAGCAGAATATTTTGACGTGCAAGATGGAGAAATAAGTGTGAGCGCAGACTTCCTTGAACCTAAACCACAACACTTTAATTATGATATATATGGTGGCGTAAGTTATACCATTCATGTTGGAAAACCGAACGGAGAACGCGTGAGTGACATGAAGATAAAAGGTCATCCAGTTGATTTAAAGCAGACATATACAATTTGTGTGAATAATTATCGTGCAGTTGGCGGTGGTCAGTATGATATGTATATCGACGCGCCAGTTATAAAAGATATTCAAGTTGAAGGCGCACAACTACTTATTGATTTTTTATCAAATCATAATTTGATGCGCATCCCACAAGTTGTTGATTTTAAAGTTGAAAAGTGA
- a CDS encoding phosphate/phosphite/phosphonate ABC transporter substrate-binding protein, translating to MKNFKYLFVLMLAVIVFAAACGNSSSLDNQKNSSNDSDSKSGGYKPKELTVQFVPSQNAGTLEAKAKPLEKLLSKELGIPVKVSVSTNYNTIVEAMKSKKVDVGFLPPTAYTLAHDQKAADLLLQAQRFGVKEDGSASKELVDSYKSEILVKKDSKIKSLKDLKGKKIALQDVTSTAGYTFPLAMLKNEAGINATKDMKIVNVKGHDQAVISLLNGDVDAAAVFNDARNTVKKDQPNVFKDTRILKLTQAIPNDTISVRPDMDKDFQKKLKKAFIDIAKSKEGHKIISEVYSHEGYTDTKDSNFDIVREYEKLVKDMK from the coding sequence ATGAAAAATTTCAAGTATTTATTTGTGTTAATGTTAGCAGTCATTGTTTTTGCAGCAGCATGTGGGAATTCAAGTTCTTTGGATAATCAAAAGAACAGCAGTAATGATTCAGACTCTAAATCAGGAGGATACAAACCTAAAGAATTAACAGTTCAATTTGTACCTTCTCAAAATGCCGGGACTTTAGAAGCTAAAGCGAAGCCATTAGAAAAGTTGTTATCTAAGGAGTTAGGTATTCCAGTTAAGGTATCTGTATCTACTAACTACAACACAATAGTAGAAGCTATGAAATCTAAAAAAGTCGATGTTGGTTTCTTACCACCAACAGCATACACATTGGCACATGATCAAAAAGCAGCTGATTTATTATTACAAGCACAACGTTTTGGTGTAAAAGAAGATGGTTCTGCAAGTAAAGAACTTGTAGACAGTTACAAATCAGAAATACTTGTTAAAAAAGACTCGAAAATTAAAAGCTTAAAAGATTTAAAAGGTAAAAAAATCGCATTACAAGATGTTACTTCAACTGCCGGGTATACATTCCCACTAGCGATGTTGAAAAATGAAGCAGGTATTAATGCAACAAAAGACATGAAAATTGTAAACGTAAAAGGTCATGACCAAGCAGTAATTTCATTATTAAATGGAGATGTAGATGCTGCAGCAGTATTTAACGATGCACGTAATACAGTTAAAAAAGATCAACCAAATGTATTTAAAGATACAAGAATTTTAAAATTAACACAAGCTATTCCGAATGACACAATTTCTGTAAGACCTGATATGGATAAAGACTTCCAAAAGAAATTGAAAAAGGCATTTATAGATATTGCTAAATCAAAAGAAGGTCACAAAATTATTAGCGAAGTATATTCACACGAAGGATACACTGATACGAAAGATTCGAATTTCGACATTGTTAGAGAGTATGAAAAATTAGTGAAAGATATGAAATAA
- the adhE gene encoding bifunctional acetaldehyde-CoA/alcohol dehydrogenase gives MLTIPEKENRGSKEQEVAIMIDALADKGRKALEALSKKSQEEIDHIVHQMSLAAVDQHMVLAKLAHEETGRGIYEDKAIKNLYASEYIWNSIKDNKTVGIIGEDKEKGLTYVAEPIGVICGVTPTTNPTSTTIFKAMIAIKTGNPIIFAFHPSAQESSKRAAEVMLEAAIKAGAPNDIIQWIDVPSIEATKQLMNHKGIALVLATGGSGMVKSAYSTGKPALGVGPGNVPSYIEKTAHIKRAVNDIIGSKTFDNGMICASEQVVVIDKEIYKDVTNEFKAHQAYFAKKDELQRLENAIMNEYKTGIKPDIVGKSAVEIAELAGITVPENTKLIIAEISGVGSDYPLSREKLSPVLALVKAQSTKQAFQICEDTLHFGGLGHTAVIHTEDETLQKDFGLRMKACRVLVNTPSAVGGIGDMYNELIPSLTLGCGSHGRNSISHNVSATDLLNIKTIAKRRNNTQIFKVPSQIYFEENAIMSLTAMENIEKVMIVCDPGMVELGYTKTVEKVLNQRPDQPHIKVFSDVEPNPSTNTVYKGLEMMIDFQPDTIIALGGGSAMDAAKAMWMFFEHPETSFFGAKQKFLDIGKRTYKIGMPENATFICIPTTSGTGSEVTPFAVITDSETNVKYPLADFALTPDVAIIDPQFVMSVPKSVTADTGMDVLTHAMESYVSVMASDYTRGLSLQAIKLTFEYLKSSVEQGDKVSREKMHNASTLAGMAFANAFLGIAHSIAHKVGGEYGIPHGRTNAILLPHIIRYNAKDPQKHALFPKYEFFRADTDYADIAKFLGLKGNTTEALVESLAKAVYELGQSVGIEMNLKAQGVSEEKLNSTIDRMAELAFEDQCTTANPKEALISEIKGIIQTAYDYEE, from the coding sequence ATGTTAACTATACCTGAAAAAGAAAATCGTGGATCGAAAGAACAAGAAGTGGCTATTATGATTGATGCCCTAGCTGATAAAGGGAGAAAAGCTCTAGAAGCATTATCTAAAAAGTCACAAGAAGAGATTGATCATATTGTTCATCAAATGAGCTTAGCGGCTGTTGATCAACATATGGTGCTAGCAAAATTAGCACATGAAGAAACTGGAAGAGGTATATACGAAGATAAAGCAATTAAAAATCTATATGCTTCTGAATATATTTGGAATTCAATTAAAGATAATAAAACAGTAGGAATTATTGGTGAAGATAAAGAAAAAGGACTGACATATGTAGCGGAACCAATTGGTGTCATTTGTGGTGTAACACCTACAACGAATCCTACATCTACAACAATCTTTAAAGCAATGATTGCAATCAAAACAGGTAATCCAATTATTTTTGCATTCCATCCAAGCGCGCAAGAATCATCGAAACGTGCAGCTGAAGTTATGTTAGAGGCTGCAATCAAAGCAGGTGCACCGAATGATATCATTCAATGGATTGATGTGCCATCTATCGAAGCGACAAAACAATTAATGAATCATAAGGGGATTGCGTTAGTGTTGGCAACAGGTGGCTCTGGCATGGTTAAATCTGCATATTCAACTGGAAAACCAGCGTTAGGTGTAGGACCAGGTAACGTACCTTCTTATATTGAAAAAACAGCACATATTAAACGTGCAGTAAACGATATTATTGGTTCAAAAACATTTGATAATGGTATGATTTGTGCTTCTGAACAAGTTGTAGTGATTGATAAAGAAATTTATAAAGACGTTACAAATGAATTTAAGGCCCATCAAGCGTACTTTGCTAAAAAAGACGAATTACAACGTTTAGAAAATGCAATTATGAATGAATATAAAACAGGTATTAAGCCTGATATTGTAGGTAAATCTGCAGTCGAAATTGCTGAACTAGCTGGTATTACTGTCCCCGAAAATACAAAACTTATCATAGCTGAAATTAGCGGTGTAGGTTCAGACTATCCGTTATCTCGTGAAAAATTATCCCCAGTATTAGCTTTAGTAAAAGCTCAATCTACAAAACAAGCATTTCAAATTTGTGAAGACACATTGCACTTTGGTGGATTAGGTCATACGGCCGTTATCCACACAGAAGATGAAACATTACAAAAAGACTTTGGTCTTAGAATGAAAGCGTGTCGTGTACTTGTAAATACACCATCAGCAGTTGGAGGTATTGGTGATATGTATAACGAATTGATTCCATCTTTAACATTAGGTTGTGGTTCTCACGGTAGAAACTCTATTTCACACAATGTAAGCGCAACGGATTTATTAAATATTAAAACGATTGCTAAACGTCGTAATAATACACAAATATTCAAGGTTCCTTCCCAAATTTATTTTGAAGAAAATGCAATTATGAGCCTTACAGCGATGGAAAATATTGAAAAAGTTATGATTGTCTGTGATCCTGGTATGGTCGAATTGGGATATACGAAAACTGTTGAAAAAGTATTGAATCAACGACCTGATCAGCCGCATATTAAAGTGTTTAGTGATGTTGAGCCAAACCCATCAACGAATACTGTCTATAAAGGCTTAGAAATGATGATAGATTTTCAACCAGATACAATTATTGCACTTGGTGGTGGCTCTGCAATGGATGCTGCCAAAGCAATGTGGATGTTCTTTGAGCACCCAGAAACTTCATTCTTTGGTGCAAAACAAAAATTCTTAGACATAGGTAAACGTACTTATAAAATTGGCATGCCTGAAAATGCAACATTTATTTGTATACCAACGACATCGGGTACAGGTTCTGAAGTGACTCCATTTGCTGTTATTACTGATAGTGAAACGAATGTAAAATATCCATTGGCAGATTTTGCATTAACACCTGATGTAGCAATTATCGATCCTCAGTTTGTTATGAGTGTTCCGAAAAGCGTCACAGCAGATACTGGTATGGATGTTTTAACACATGCGATGGAGTCATATGTGTCAGTCATGGCATCGGATTATACTAGAGGATTAAGTTTACAAGCGATTAAGCTAACGTTCGAATATTTAAAATCATCTGTTGAACAAGGTGATAAAGTTTCAAGAGAGAAAATGCATAATGCTTCAACATTAGCTGGAATGGCATTTGCCAATGCTTTCTTAGGTATCGCGCACTCAATTGCACATAAAGTTGGTGGCGAATATGGTATACCACATGGTAGAACAAATGCGATATTACTTCCACATATTATTCGTTATAATGCTAAAGATCCACAAAAACATGCGTTATTCCCTAAATATGAATTCTTTAGAGCGGACACAGATTATGCAGATATCGCGAAATTCTTAGGATTAAAAGGAAATACGACAGAAGCACTCGTAGAATCATTGGCCAAAGCTGTTTACGAATTAGGTCAATCGGTTGGCATTGAAATGAACTTGAAAGCACAAGGTGTTTCTGAAGAAAAATTAAATAGCACTATTGATAGAATGGCAGAGCTAGCATTTGAAGATCAATGTACAACTGCAAACCCAAAAGAGGCGCTCATTAGTGAAATTAAAGGTATCATTCAAACAGCATATGATTATGAAGAATAG
- the cap8B gene encoding type 8 capsular polysaccharide synthesis protein Cap8B, whose translation MSKKENTTTTLFVYEKPKSTISEKFRGIRSNIMFSKANGEVKRLLVTSEKPGAGKSTVVSNVAITYAQAGYKTLVIDGDMRKPTQNYIFNEQNNNGLSNLIIGRTTMSEAITSTEIDNLDLLTAGPVPPNPSELIASERFKELVDLFNERYDIIIVDTPPVNTVTDAQLYARAIKDSLLVIDSEKNDKNEVKKAKALMEKAGSNILGVILNKTKVDKSSSYYHYYGDE comes from the coding sequence ATGTCAAAAAAGGAAAATACGACAACGACACTATTTGTATATGAAAAACCGAAATCTACAATTAGTGAAAAATTTCGGGGTATACGCTCAAACATCATGTTTTCAAAAGCAAATGGTGAAGTAAAGCGTTTGTTAGTTACTTCTGAAAAGCCTGGTGCGGGTAAAAGTACAGTTGTATCGAACGTCGCGATTACGTATGCTCAAGCAGGCTATAAGACTTTAGTAATTGACGGTGATATGCGTAAGCCAACACAAAACTATATTTTTAATGAACAAAATAATAATGGATTATCAAATTTAATTATTGGTAGAACTACGATGTCAGAAGCAATTACATCAACAGAAATTGACAATTTAGATTTACTCACAGCAGGTCCTGTACCTCCTAATCCATCAGAACTAATAGCTTCTGAAAGATTTAAAGAATTAGTTGATCTTTTCAATGAACGTTATGACATTATTATCGTTGATACACCACCAGTTAATACTGTGACGGATGCACAACTATATGCACGTGCCATTAAAGATAGCTTGTTAGTTATTGATAGTGAAAAAAATGATAAAAATGAAGTTAAAAAAGCAAAAGCGCTTATGGAGAAAGCAGGCAGTAACATTTTAGGTGTCATTTTAAACAAGACCAAGGTCGATAAATCGTCTAGTTATTATCACTATTACGGAGATGAATAA
- the capA gene encoding capsular polysaccharide type 5/8 biosynthesis protein CapA, whose product MDSALELTKIKEVLQKNLKILIILPLLFLIISAIVTFFVLSPKYQANTQILVNQTKGDNPQFMAQEVQSNIQLVNTYKEIVKSPRILDEVSKDLNHKYSPSKLSSMLTITNQENTQLINIQVKSGHKQDSEKIANSFAKVTSKQIPKIMSVDNVSILSKADGTAVKVAPKTVVNLIGAFFLGLVIALIYVFFKVIFDKRIKDEEDVEKELGLPVLGSIQKFN is encoded by the coding sequence ATGGATAGTGCATTAGAATTAACAAAAATTAAAGAAGTGTTACAAAAAAACTTAAAGATATTAATTATCTTGCCACTATTATTTTTAATTATTAGCGCGATTGTTACGTTTTTTGTCTTATCACCTAAATATCAAGCTAATACACAAATTTTAGTGAATCAAACTAAAGGTGACAATCCTCAGTTTATGGCACAAGAAGTACAAAGTAATATCCAGCTTGTAAATACGTATAAAGAAATTGTTAAAAGTCCGAGAATTTTAGATGAGGTGTCGAAAGACTTAAATCATAAATACTCACCTTCTAAATTATCGAGTATGTTAACAATTACAAACCAAGAAAATACACAACTTATCAACATCCAAGTTAAAAGTGGTCATAAACAGGATTCTGAAAAAATTGCGAATAGTTTCGCTAAAGTAACAAGTAAACAAATTCCAAAGATTATGAGTGTAGATAACGTATCAATTTTATCTAAAGCAGATGGTACAGCAGTTAAAGTCGCACCAAAAACGGTAGTGAATTTAATTGGTGCATTCTTCTTAGGATTAGTTATCGCATTGATATATGTATTCTTCAAAGTTATTTTCGATAAGCGAATTAAGGATGAAGAAGACGTAGAGAAAGAATTGGGATTACCAGTATTAGGTTCAATTCAAAAATTTAATTAA
- a CDS encoding tyrosine-protein phosphatase — protein MIDIHNHILPDIDDGPKNETDMLELLKQATTQGITEIIVTPHHLHPRYNTPIEKVKSCLNHIQNLAEVQKLNLKFYYGQEIRITDQILKDIDHKDITGINDSRYLLIEFPSNEVPHYTDQLFFELQSKGFIPIIAHPERNKAITQNLDILYDLINKGALSQITTSSLAGISGKKIRKLAIQMIENNLTHFIGSDAHNRKIRPFLMNDLFKDKKLRQYQDDMNEFISNAKLVVNNKKIPKRMPQQDYKQKRWFGL, from the coding sequence ATGATTGATATTCATAATCATATATTGCCTGACATCGATGACGGACCTAAAAATGAAACTGATATGCTCGAGCTTTTAAAGCAAGCAACAACACAAGGTATTACAGAAATAATCGTAACACCACATCACTTACACCCACGATATAATACTCCAATAGAAAAAGTGAAATCATGTTTAAACCATATTCAAAACTTAGCTGAAGTTCAAAAGCTGAACTTAAAGTTTTATTATGGTCAGGAAATAAGAATTACTGATCAAATACTTAAAGATATTGATCATAAAGATATTACTGGTATTAATGATTCACGCTATTTACTCATAGAATTCCCATCAAATGAAGTTCCACATTATACTGATCAATTATTTTTCGAGTTACAAAGTAAAGGATTTATACCTATCATTGCACACCCAGAGCGTAATAAGGCAATCACCCAAAATCTTGATATTCTTTACGATTTAATTAATAAAGGGGCATTAAGTCAAATTACAACATCATCTCTTGCGGGGATATCTGGTAAAAAAATTAGAAAATTAGCAATACAAATGATTGAAAATAATCTGACCCATTTTATAGGATCAGATGCGCATAACAGAAAAATAAGACCATTCTTAATGAATGATTTATTCAAAGATAAAAAATTACGTCAATATCAAGATGATATGAACGAATTTATAAGTAATGCGAAGTTAGTTGTTAATAATAAAAAAATTCCTAAACGAATGCCACAACAAGACTATAAACAGAAAAGATGGTTTGGGTTATAA